Proteins from one Gossypium raimondii isolate GPD5lz chromosome 8, ASM2569854v1, whole genome shotgun sequence genomic window:
- the LOC105791154 gene encoding uncharacterized protein LOC105791154, giving the protein MDNKACNKMQTVVSKAKKKQVKDELERIKQAEKKKRRLEKALATSAAIRSELEKKKQKKKEEQQRLDEEGAAIAEAVALHVLLGEDSDDSANIMLNKEEGFNCWGYGIYMDGGRAYLPHQPHPNCQGWVSNAYRTGDGDWSFSYGREVQAPFLENGGLGSGGLSVGLIAAQAISALQITEDAKVLH; this is encoded by the coding sequence ATGGATAACAAGGCATGTAACAAAATGCAAACAGTAGTGAGTAAAGCGAAAAAGAAGCAGGTGAAGGATGAGTTGGAACGTATTAAACAAGCTGAGAAGAAAAAGAGGCGGTTGGAGAAAGCCCTTGCTACATCCGCAGCCATCCGTTCCGAgctagaaaaaaagaaacagaaaaagaaggaagaacAGCAGAGGCTTGATGAGGAAGGTGCTGCAATTGCTGAGGCCGTCGCTTTGCACGTCCTACTTGGTGAAGACTCTGACGACTCCGCTAACATTATGCTAAACAAGGAAGAGGGGTTCAACTGCTGGGGTTATGGTATATATATGGATGGAGGAAGGGCCTATCTTCCCCATCAACCTCACCCAAACTGTCAAGGCTGGGTCTCAAATGCATATAGAACTGGGGACGGTGACTGGTCCTTCTCATATGGAAGGGAGGTGCAAGCACCATTTTTGGAGAATGGAGGGTTAGGAAGTGGCGGACTTTCAGTTGGTCTGATTGCAGCACAGGCTATTTCAGCACTCCAAATCACAGAGGATGCAAAGGTCCTCCACTGA